One genomic region from Henningerozyma blattae CBS 6284 chromosome 2, complete genome encodes:
- the TBLA0B05400 gene encoding gag-pol fusion protein: MVAMPSSDLEETQLVHEQLTLIKEKIQLNRKKMIELLSNEDLDTDEAQEMINKLDKSKTFLENLREKCNKDLKYLQSQQQQLAKKEKVNTELKVGDNNENKLNNKTVENKDTMDKSNSIDDLSDVEDVVNLMSLRDDRGDYYEFITNNGESHKFYYENKSAKLDFGLNEIKDFPNWIYMVKRFLKKWNFDNITKCNSDDDIPLVEHKIITLVIQESLGNGFNRWKNNYVITAFEILKELKEMCIDDYPREVKDKMWRRIHIDKFCSDTNELKEVLNNIILLEKCTANNAEIQSTTNEFINNKIKSTLDNQLDMMVDIRLASITIDDKGNMPPTGYIENIVDTIKSIKRKNGIRSGQSRQCNQCNSFLHFAKNCPNTLGNMNNNRMNVEKYKNKLPIKYQTYHNKYTKENNNNNIVRLVNTSDKTSDFVVIDTASGISMTPFKEQLVDFIPLTKENPGPSYYGVGNDDQEKPICFEGYGFLPIRGDNNKIIHMFTYLVPYEDAIILSAFKLWEIVGYGFESGKYDFSTVNNYKIPTKIMDHTIWVPTKQIIAEYTNEITNKKVRIIKSSKISLLEAHLRLNHLPTVAIQESIKNKIFEDVEVIQENKNNNHIWCEICVAGKMTKHFHYTNSMNNYTMLKSPGSSWSIDLFGLVNKVSSGTPRYMMIMVDNVSRYVICTTHLYKTDDEIVDQIDKNIRFIETQFGRKIQEFITDRGSEFTNNNLKQLPEKKGIQLRFTSTQDHSANARAERAIRTIITDTRTLLLQAKLPLKFWHYAVMASAEVRNCTYNKNTKDAPLNVISELPVKIILRNFLPFGAPATIWNHKSKKTSAPSLQAVVLSKDPQSFGYFFYIPKENRVITTTNFKIPDYSVNSQQKSNPEETIIARFKANVTSKIGSTRNFGFDEDEINEAFPDKEYENDTEGINNITVDDKIVSQQLLNDLNENGEEEIMDTESDFSPSNIDPDLIDNVNLDEILEQPNVIELMNNENTTINEEDEIKNTDTNNENIDNDINSNNDNKDKYSMLINENNYNNCNNSNDEMNNILPSNEDYNSITDEQESVDLTEVVPSSLNTDIIIQSNNDTTADDNNHDISNDISLYSNIPITSEDENENITETHPNDIINANRESDNASIIEDSIDNFNEDSKSRSEIEPDSSTITVNERANMYKRTREEVDVQDKETDSTSNNNIIETSSSRLSFSKKNLQSLVGHRNNSTSRKPNHSIPTYLQERKSDPVTPPIIHPTSKKPRLRKVRRILPRTNRQNKIRSIYYKEAITNNKNLKQRERFIKSFKKEVENLVKMGVYDPDIRLPKSAIPKNKIISTVIVFIVKQDGTCKARYCARGDLQNQESYGNTDSAILSLDSLKVLLSVANNKQLHIRTADISHAFLYATLDEELYINHPSDKRVYTPLKKALYGLKQSPKNWNETLREFMNSYDFYDTEFAPVLFASSDGNKLIAAYVDDCVLAAETEEDLDEIIEMFKNTFELKVIGIMNEEKQLEPDILGIDLKYDLNKGIVTLSMKSYIDKFNDDFPLLKLKEYENNLTTEQKKDLTPHFSEYNLNPNEYILLMNKTEHKEKVKYIQKSIGKLNYLRTRGRLDLEFAVSNIARFALYPHVKVIKTVDRLIKYTYVKRDLNVVMKREKKQPDEITVITDASLGSEYDVTSRIGGIIWFGNTFMFGFSNKPSIVCDSSAECELDALNKGEKLALHLKFKLEKLFKKNFKINIITDSKPVIEWLKKPYIVGRTKFLGIRIGRLKERLKDKSTFLRKIDGLENVTDPLIKPVSPTDFKNLNKIMEGNITPQNLLPLTNLVETEEGVRKM, from the exons atGGTAGCAATGCCTAGTTCTGATCTAGAGGAAACACAGTTGGTGCATGAACAGCTAACTTTgattaaagaaaagattcaactaaacagaaaaaaaatgattgaGCTTTTATCTAACGAAGATTTAGATACTGATGAAGCTCAAGAGATGATTAATAAACTTGACAAATCTAAGACATTTTTAGAGAATTTAAGAGAAAAATGTAACaaagatttgaaatatttacaaagtcaacaacaacaattggcaaagaaagaaaaagttAATACTGAATTGAAGGTTGGAGATAACAAtgaaaacaaattaaacaaCAAAACTGTCGAGAATAAAGATACAATGGATAAAAGTAATTCCATTGATGATTTATCAGATGTTGAAGATGTTGTAAATCTAATGTCACTAAGAGATGACAGAGGAGATTATTATGAATTTATCACCAACAATGGTGAAAGtcataaattttattacgAAAATAAATCAGCAAAACTTGATTTTGGATTGAACGAAATTAAAGACTTTCCTAATTGGATTTATATGGTCAAAAGATTTCTAAAGAAATGGAACTTTGATAACATCACTAAATGTAATtcagatgatgatattcCATTAGTAGAacataaaattattacccTGGTTATCCAAGAATCTTTAGGAAACGGCTTTAATAGatggaaaaataattatgttATTACTGcgtttgaaattttaaaagaattaaaagaaatgtGTATTGATGATTACCCGAGAGAAGTTAAAGACAAAATGTGGAGAAGAATTcatattgataaattctGCTCAGATACAAATGAGTTGAAAGAAGTCTTAAACAACATAAtcttattagaaaaatgtACTGCAAATAATGCGGAAATACAGTCAACTACCAATGAGTTCATCAATAATAAGATTAAATCTACTCTGGATAATCAACTAGATATGATGGTTGATATTAGATTAGCTAGTATAACTATTGATGATAAAGGAAATATGCCACCAACAGGATACATTGAAAATATAGTTGATACCATAAAGagtattaaaagaaaaaatggCATACGTTCAGGACAGTCAAGGCAATGCAATCAATGCAATTCATTTTTGCATTTTGCCAAAAACTGTCCAAATACTCTT GGCAATATGAACAACAATAGGATGAATGTggaaaaatacaaaaataaactgcctataaaatatcaaacttatcataataaatataccaaagagaataataataataatatagtaAGATTGGTTAATACATCAGACAAAACTTCTGACTTTGTGGTTATTGATACTGCATCAGGAATTAGCATGACACCTTTCAAAGAGCAACTAGTTGACTTTATTCCCCTAACAAAAGAAAACCCTGGTCCATCATATTATGGAGTAGGAAATGATGATCAAGAAAAACCAATTTGTTTTGAAGGTTATGGATTTCTACCAATTCGAggtgataataataaaattatccaTATGTTTACATATTTGGTTCCATATGAAGATgcaataattttatctgCATTCAAACTATGGGAAATAGTTGGATATGGTTTTGAATCTGGAAAATATGACTTTTCAACTGtcaataattataaaataccAACAAAAATTATGGATCATACAATTTGGGTTCCTACTAAGCAAATAATTGCAGAATatacaaatgaaattacaaataaaaaagtaagaataataaaatcttcTAAAATATCACTTTTAGAGGCTCACTTAAGACTAAATCACCTACCTACTGTAGCAATACAAGAGTCTATCAAGAATAAGATTTTTGAGGATGTAGAAGTAATTCAGGAAAAcaagaataataatcatatatGGTGTGAAATATGTGTGGCTGGAAAAATGACAAAGCATTTTCACTACACGAATTCAATGAACAACTACACCATGCTAAAATCACCAGGATCATCCTGGAgtattgatttatttggCCTAGTTAACAAAGTTTCCTCAGGTACTCCTAGATACATGATGATAATGGTTGATAATGTTTCAAGATATGTTATATGCACAACTCATCTTTACAAAactgatgatgaaattgtagaccaaattgataaaaatataagatttattgaaacacaatttggaagaaaaatacaagaatttattacaGACAGAGGTTCTGAGtttaccaataataacttGAAACAATTACCTGAGAAAAAAGGAATTCAATTAAGATTTACCTCAACTCAAGATCACTCGGCTAATGCTAGAGCAGAAAGAGCAATTCGAACAATTATAACGGATACTAGAACACTACTGTTACAAGCTAAATTACCACTTAAATTTTGGCACTATGCAGTTATGGCATCTGCGGAAGTGAGAAACTGTAcatataataagaatacTAAAGATGCACCATTAAATGTAATATCCGAATTGCCTGTTAAGATAATATTACGTAATTTTTTACCTTTTGGAGCTCCAGCTACGATATGGAATCATAAATCTAAGAAAACATCTGCACCAAGCTTACAAGCAGTGGTTTTGTCAAAAGATCCACAGAGTTTtggatatttcttttatataccTAAGGAAAATAGAGTAATTACCACTACAAACTTTAAAATCCCTGATTATTCAGTAAATTCGCAACAGAAGAGTAATCCAGAAGAAACCATTATTGCACGATTTAAAGCTAATGTTACATCTAAAATAGGTTCTACTAGAAATTTTGgatttgatgaagatgagaTTAATGAAGCATTTCCTGATAAAGAGtatgaaaatgatactgaaggtataaataatattacgGTAGATGATAAGATAGTATCACAACAGTTGTTAAATGACcttaatgaaaatggtgaagaagaaataatgGATACCGAAAGTGATTTTAGTCCTTCTAATATAGATCCTGACCTTATTGACAATGTTAATTTagatgaaattttagaacAACCTAACGTAATTGAACTTATGAACAATGAGAATACAACAATTAACGAGGAAGACGAAATTAAGAATACAGACACTAATAATGagaatattgataatgatatcaacagtaataatgataataaagacaaatattcaatgttaataaatgaaaataattataataattgcaataattcaaatgatgagatgaataatatattaccATCTAATGAAGACTATAACTCAATCACTGATGAACAAGAGAGTGTTGATTTAACAGAAGTAGTTCCATCATCACTAAATACAGACATCATAATACAGagtaataatgatacaaCAGCCgatgataataatcatGATATAAGCAATGATATTTCACTTTATTCAAACATTCCAATAACATCAGAAGATgagaatgaaaatataactGAAACACATCCTAATGACATAATTAATGCTAATAGAGAATCAGATAACGCATCTATTATTGAAGATAgtattgataatttcaatgAGGACAGTAAAAGTAGATCAGAAATTGAACCAGATAGTAGTACAATAACAGTTAATGAAAGAGCTAATATGTATAAAAGAACCAGAGAAGAAGTTGATGTACAGGATAAGGAAACAGACAGtacatcaaataataatattatagaaaCTAGCTCATCCAGATTATCATTCtccaagaaaaatttacaatcTTTAGTTGGTCACAGAAATAATAGTACAAGCAGAAAACCTAATCATAGCATACCAACTTATCTACAAGAAAGGAAGTCTGATCCTGTAACGCCACCTATAATACATCCTACATCGAAAAAACCTCGTTTACGAAAAGTACGTCGTATTTTACCACGTACCAACCggcaaaataaaataagatCGATTTACTATAAAGAAGCcataacaaataataaaaatttaaaacaaagaGAGAGATTTATCAAGTCATTCAAGAAGGAAGTTGAAAACTTGGTTAAGATGGGGGTTTATGACCCTGATATTCGCTTACCCAAATCAGCTATTCCCAAAAATAAGATAATATCTACAGTTATAGTATTCATTGTTAAACAAGATGGGACATGTAAGGCAAGGTATTGTGCTCGTGGTGATTTACAGAATCAAGAGTCTTACGGTAATACTGACTCCGCTATTTTAAGTCTTGATAGTCTTAAAGTTCTATTATCTGTTGCTAATAATAAGCAATTACACATTCGAACTGCAGACATCAGTCATGCTTTCCTATACGCTACTCTAGATGAGGAGTTATATATTAACCATCCATCAGATAAGAGGGTGTATACGCCACTAAAGAAAGCTCTTTATGGCTTGAAGCAAAGTCCaaaaaattggaatgaAACATTAAGAGAATTTATGAATTCTTATGATTTTTATGATACGGAGTTTGCTCCAGTTTTGTTTGCATCTTCGGATGGCAATAAACTTATAGCAGCGTATGTGGATGATTGTGTTTTAGCCGCAGAAACTGAAGAAGATCTGGATGAGATAATAGAAATGTTTAAGAAtacatttgaattaaaagttattggaataatgaatgaagaaaaacaattagAACCAGATATTTTAGGTATAGACTTGAAATATGACTTGAATAAAGGAATCGTTACATTGAGTATGAAATCATACATTGacaaatttaatgatgattttCCACTACTAAAACTGAAAGAATATGAGAATAACTTAACAACAGAACAAAAGAAAGATTTAACACCTCACTTTAgtgaatataatttaaatccaaatgaatatatacTACTAATGAATAAGACTGAACACAAAGAGAAGGTTAAGTATATACAAAAATCTATTGGAAAGCTAAACTACTTAAGAACAAGAGGTAGGCTGGATCTGGAATTTGCAGTTAGCAATATTGCCAGATTTGCATTATATCCACATGTTAAAGTAATTAAAACTGTTGAtagattaattaaatatacttATGTGAAAAGGGATCTCAATGTAGTAAtgaaaagagaaaagaaaCAGCCTGATGAGATCACAGTAATTACTGATGCTTCATTAGGATCAGAATATGATGTAACATCAAGAATTGGGGGTATAATATGGTTTGGAAACACATTTATGTTTGGGTTTTCAAACAAACCATCAATTGTTTGTGACTCTTCGGCAGAATGTGAATTAGATGCTCTAAACAAAGGTGAAAAACTAGCTCTACATTTAAAGTTCAagttagaaaaattatttaagaaaaattttaaaattaatattattacggATTCTAAACCTGTAATAGAATGGCTTAAAAAACCATATATTGTGGGTAGAACAAAGTTCCTTGGAATCAGAATTGGTCGTTTAAAAGAAAGACTAAAGGACAAGTCCACCTTtctaagaaaaattgatggATTGGAGAATGTAACCGATCCATTAATAAAACCGGTCAGCCCAACTGATTTCAAGAACCTAAATAAAATCATGGAAGGTAACATTACTCCACAAAACTTACTACCATTGACCAACCTTGTGGAGACTGAAGAGGGAGTTCGCAAGATGTAA